A genome region from Rhodothermales bacterium includes the following:
- a CDS encoding glycosyltransferase produces the protein MLNPLPIGPLSAEPLVSVLVANYNYARYLPEAIESVLGQSYAALEVIVCDDGSTDESVAVARSFAARDARVRVLTKSNGGVASALNAAFRESRGELVCLLDADDAFLPGKVELIVVLARARPAAGLLVHGMRVVDAAGRELRRIDPSGPASDGWIAADIVRRGGRWRSAPASGMTLRREVAAQLFPLPEPDLRSVADGYLLMLAPLLAEVASTPDVLAIYRLHGGNLTGSLSFSAEQSARHLEGLARIHRLANAWLAEHRPGSAPLLREAHINAVEHLRWRALLVDGAEVMPLWRFARALWRDDLYGPRRKLAGLIAGAGGVVIPRRWRASWLQCILGDRRHRGRVRP, from the coding sequence ATGCTTAACCCTCTCCCCATAGGCCCTCTGTCGGCCGAACCGCTGGTGTCGGTGCTGGTAGCCAATTACAACTACGCCCGGTATCTGCCCGAGGCGATCGAGAGTGTGCTCGGCCAATCGTATGCCGCGCTCGAGGTGATCGTGTGCGACGACGGGTCGACGGATGAGTCGGTGGCGGTGGCGCGGTCGTTTGCGGCGCGGGATGCACGGGTGCGGGTGCTGACAAAATCGAACGGGGGGGTGGCGTCGGCGTTGAACGCGGCGTTTCGAGAATCGCGGGGGGAGCTGGTGTGTCTACTCGATGCCGACGATGCGTTTTTACCCGGCAAGGTGGAGCTGATTGTTGTGCTCGCGCGTGCCCGGCCGGCGGCCGGCCTGCTGGTGCACGGCATGCGCGTCGTCGATGCCGCGGGGCGTGAACTCCGCCGGATCGATCCGTCCGGCCCCGCCAGCGACGGATGGATCGCGGCGGATATCGTGCGCCGCGGTGGGCGGTGGCGCAGCGCGCCGGCGAGCGGGATGACGTTGCGCCGGGAAGTAGCCGCACAGCTATTTCCGTTGCCCGAGCCTGACTTGCGCAGCGTGGCGGACGGCTATCTGTTGATGCTGGCGCCGCTGCTGGCGGAAGTGGCGTCGACGCCCGATGTGTTGGCCATCTATCGGCTACACGGCGGCAATCTGACAGGGTCGCTGTCTTTTTCGGCGGAACAATCCGCTCGGCACCTCGAGGGGCTGGCGCGGATTCATCGGCTGGCGAACGCCTGGCTGGCGGAACACCGTCCGGGTAGCGCGCCCTTGTTGCGTGAGGCGCACATCAACGCCGTGGAGCATCTCCGCTGGCGGGCGCTGCTGGTCGATGGCGCCGAGGTGATGCCGTTATGGCGTTTTGCGCGCGCGTTGTGGCGCGACGACCTGTATGGGCCCCGGCGGAAGCTGGCCGGCCTGATCGCCGGCGCCGGCGGGGTAGTTATTCCGCGCCGTTGGCGTGCATCGTGGTTGCAGTGTATCCTTGGAGACAGGCGGCACCGCGGGCGAGTCCGGCCGTAG
- a CDS encoding sulfotransferase has product MPPLSPMAAAPMPIRTPDFLILGAAKAGTTALHHYLGQHPDVFFPRLRETNFFALEGGSARFSGPGDDAAVNRKAVTTWDAYTALFADAGVVRQAGECSPLYLYDPSAPERIARRLPGVKLIVLLRNPADRAYAAYLHLVRDGREPATSFEEGLAREAERIAAGWEHLWHYRAMGFYGEQLERYYRLFSPEQLLVLRYEAFQRDPVALVAEVSRFLGIDAEFEPDVSRRPNRSGIPKITWLYRLLAGPSPLRRLGRAMVPLALRGRLQTGLQQMMLDRPPMPAEVRAELLAGYRADADRLMERIGLDVSDWFTLK; this is encoded by the coding sequence ATGCCGCCTCTTTCCCCGATGGCCGCCGCCCCGATGCCCATCCGTACGCCTGATTTTCTGATCCTTGGCGCCGCCAAGGCGGGGACGACAGCGTTGCATCACTATCTGGGCCAGCACCCGGACGTATTTTTCCCGCGGCTTCGCGAGACGAACTTTTTTGCGCTGGAAGGCGGGTCTGCCCGATTTTCGGGGCCGGGTGACGACGCGGCGGTGAACCGGAAGGCCGTGACGACGTGGGACGCCTACACGGCGCTTTTTGCGGACGCCGGCGTGGTCCGGCAGGCCGGCGAGTGTTCGCCCCTCTATCTGTATGACCCCTCCGCGCCGGAGCGCATCGCGCGGCGGTTGCCGGGGGTGAAGTTGATCGTGTTGCTCCGCAATCCGGCCGACCGGGCGTACGCGGCTTATCTGCACCTTGTGCGGGACGGGCGGGAGCCGGCCACCTCATTCGAAGAAGGCCTGGCCCGTGAAGCAGAGCGCATCGCGGCCGGCTGGGAGCACCTGTGGCATTACCGGGCGATGGGGTTTTACGGAGAGCAGCTCGAGCGGTATTACCGGTTGTTTTCGCCAGAGCAACTACTGGTGTTGCGGTACGAGGCGTTCCAACGCGATCCTGTAGCGTTGGTGGCGGAGGTGAGTCGGTTTTTGGGGATCGATGCCGAATTTGAGCCGGACGTGTCCCGCCGGCCCAACCGGTCGGGCATCCCGAAAATCACCTGGCTGTACCGGCTGCTTGCCGGCCCCTCGCCATTGCGGCGTCTGGGCCGGGCAATGGTGCCCCTGGCGCTGCGGGGCCGGCTGCAGACGGGTCTCCAGCAGATGATGTTGGATCGTCCGCCGATGCCGGCGGAGGTGCGCGCCGAGTTGCTCGCTGGCTACCGCGCGGATGCCGACCGGCTCATGGAGCGCATAGGCCTCGACGTATCCGATTGGTTTACCCTAAAATGA